CATTCCAAGCAATTGGCCAATCAACAATTATTTTTCCTTCATCCAGCGTCACTTTTTTCACATAGTGTTCTAAAACAAAGGGGACTAGTATTTCTGTTTTGTCTTGAGCCGACTCAATGACTAATACATCATTAACAGCAGTCTCAATTAAACGACTAACTTTACCCAACTCAACATCTTCTAAGTTGCTGACCTTCAGGCCAATTAAATCAGTCCAGTAATACTCATCTTTTCCAGCGGCTTTAAACTCAGACCGCTGAACCGCTAATTCTGCACCGATTAAGGTTGCGGAGATTTCGCGGCTATCATAACCGGAAAAATGTGCGACCACCCCTTTACCATGGGCTTTGCCATTATCCAGCTGAATGTCTTGCCAGGATG
This genomic window from sulfur-oxidizing endosymbiont of Gigantopelta aegis contains:
- the rimM gene encoding ribosome maturation factor RimM (Essential for efficient processing of 16S rRNA), with product MSELSDDQDLHILGKISGYYGVKGWVKIYSYTQPRENIVRYKALKIKLGNNRNTSWQDIQLDNGKAHGKGVVAHFSGYDSREISATLIGAELAVQRSEFKAAGKDEYYWTDLIGLKVSNLEDVELGKVSRLIETAVNDVLVIESAQDKTEILVPFVLEHYVKKVTLDEGKIIVDWPIAWNEEQNKDSDSHSNNNDDNDDNDKIDA